A window of Streptomyces sp. NBC_01142 genomic DNA:
GCACTCACCCCCTACGCCCGGTCGCTGAGGCTGCGGCTGACCACCGTCGTCGGCGGGATGTCCATCGGCCGGCAGGCCGGCGCCCTGCGCGGCGGCGCCGAAGTCGTCGTGGCCACCCCCGGACGGCTCAAGGACCTCATCGAGCGCGGCGACTGCCGCCTGGACCGGGTCGCGATCACCGTCCTGGACGAGGCCGACCAGATGGCCGACATGGGCTTCATGCCCCAGGTCACCGCGCTCCTGGACCAGGTACGCCCCGAGGGCCAGCGGATGCTGTTCTCCGCCACCCTGGACCGCAACGTCGACCTCCTGGTCCGCCGCTACCTGCACGACCCCGTCGTCCACTCCGTCGACCCCTCCGCCGGCGCGGTCACCACGATGGAACACCACGTACTGCACGTCCACGGCGCCGACAAGCACGCCACCACCACCGAGATCGCCGCCCGCGACGGCCGCGTGATCATGTTCCTGGACACCAAGCACGCCGTCGACCGGCTCACCCAGGACCTGCTCAACAGCGGCGTACGCGCCGCCGCACTGCACGGCGGCAAGTCCCAGCCCCAGCGCACCCGCACCCTGGCCCAGTTCAAGACCGGCCACGTCACCGTCCTGGTCGCCACCAACGTCGCCGCCCGCGGCATCCACGTCGACAACCTCGACCTCGTCGTCAACGTCGACCCGCCGACCGACCACAAGGACTACCTCCACCGCGGCGGCCGCACCGCCCGCGCCGGCGAGTCCGGCAGCGTCGTCACCCTGGTCCTGCCCAACCAGCGCCGCGACATGACACGCCTGATGGCCGACGCCGGCATCACCCCGCAGACCACCCAGGTCCGCTCCGGCGAGGCCGAACTCAACCGCATCACCGGCGCCCAGGCACCCACCGGCATCCCCGTCACCATCACCGCACCCGTCACCGAACGCCCCAAGCGCAGCACCTCCTCAACGCGCGGCCGACGCAGCCGCCCCGCCCAGGCCCGACGCAACAACGCCGCACCCCAGACACGCACCGCCACCTCACAGCGGTCCTCTTTCAGCAGCGCCGCCTGAGTCAGAGCCGACGCGCCCGGCGCGTTGGTCCACCGAATACGGAAGGTGTCCAGTGACGCTGTTTCTCGCGCAGCCGTGGCAGACGGACAGCACCGGTCTGACGGCCGGCGACGCCATGGGCTCGCCGGGGCCGCAGGTCGGCGACGACATGATCGTTGATCTGGCTCTGTCGGTCCTCATCGGCGCCGGCGTCGGGCACCTTCTGGTCCGCGACGAGGACGGTCGGTGTGCCGGCCTGGTCACCCGGGCCCAGCTCACCGCGTACCGCAGAGGCTCCTGGTACTCCGAGCGCACCCGCCTGCGGGACATCGTCCACGACCGGGGACCGTTCACCTCGTCCGTCACCTCTGTGCACGAAGCGGAACGCGTCATGAGGAGCCGGAAACTCGCGGCCTCACCAGTGATCGACGAGGACGGCTACACCCTGGGCGTCCTCGCCCTCGCACGCTGATCTCCCTCCAGCCGGCAACTCTTCCGGCCCTCTTCAACCTTGCTGAGGCACTATGCGCTGCGTCATCGCCCGCTTCCCCTTCGACCTGGTCAAGAGCGAGGTACAGGCGTCGATGAAGGGAATCAAGCCCGAACCCGTCACAGGGGAGTCCGTGATCATCGGGCGCCGCCACTACCCCGTCAAGCAAGTGGGTGAAGTGATCACCAGGCAGGACCGCCGCGACTTCACCGCCAGTGAAGTGACCAGGGCGCTGATGCGGCTCGGCTTCACATGCCGTGCTGTCCCGCCGGTTGTCCCAGCCACTGTCCCCACCCCGCTCCAGACCGCGTCAGCCCTGCTCGGAACGCCCGCGAGCGCGTGACAAGGGGGCGGTGAAGAAACCGGTGAGGGAAGCGTGACGATCGGTGGGTGGGGGAGGCGTCGTGCCGCCCTCGCCCGCCGGCTCTGCGAACGCTTGCGTGCAACCGGTCTGCCGGGTCTGCGCGTTGACGAGCTCAGTCGGAGCTCTCGTCCGGTTGTGCTGCGGCGCGGCGGAATTCGGCGTTGATGCGCTGGGCCTCCTCGAGCTGGTCCTCAAGGATGACGATGCGGCAGGCGGCTTCGACCGGGGTGCCCTGGTCGACGAGCTCGCGGGCGCGGGCCGCGATCCGCAGCTGGTACCGGGAGTAGCGGCGGTGGCCGCCCCGGGAGCGGAGCGGGGTGATCAGACGGGCCTCTCCGAGGGCGCGGAGGAAGCCGGCGTTGGTGCCGATCATCTCGGCCGCCCGCCCCATCGTGTAGGCGGGGTAGTCGTCGTCGTCCAGGTGACCGCCGAGCGGGCCTGAAGGGTTCTTCTCTGCTGTCATCTGCACCTCTGCCAGGACTCCATGGAGGGAACACGGAGATCGGGGAACGCGTGGAGGGGCCCTGGTGCCGTACGGCACCAGGGCCCCGAAGGAATTACTACACCACCTGTCGGCCCTGCTACTGCGTCGGCCTCCTGTGTCCGCAGACCCGCCCGAACGGGGACGGGAAGTGCGGGGATCGCGGATACGTGACCGGAGACCACCTGCCTGTCCGAGGTCCTGCGGTACCCGGGCTCAGTTCTTCCGTCCGGGCGATCCTGGTGGCGCTCAACTCCTCGGTTCCTCCCTCTGAACCGACTGCCTGCCTCACCGGTACTGCGGTACTGCTCGTGGCGGCCACTGAACACTGCGGGCCACCCGGTACGGCCGTCAGCCCCGTCCCTGTCCAGTGCCTGCGGCCCCGGCGCGCCGTGACGAGGGCGCGGCCGCACACCTTCGATCACGCAACGTGTTTACCGGGTCCACTATTGGTAACACTGGGTGATGAGAGTTCGTCAGGCACTGCGGAAGGCGGGACACATGTCCGTGGGTACCGTGATCATCCTCAGCGTGGTGGCAGCGATCATCACCGCTCTCGTGCTCGCTCCACCGGTAACGCGGCCAAGGACGGGCGTCCGTCCGAACCGGCGCGTGCCCCGGCCCGAGCAGGCCGTCGGCCGGCGCCGTGACACAGGCGCACCGCGAGGCCCACGCCGCCTGCGCACGGTGCCCGAGCCGCGCGCCGGCCACCGGCGGACCACCGGCTGACCGGCGCGCTCTGCCGAGTGCTCCTTCGGGGACCCTGGCCGGGTTCGGTGGTCCCCGAACGGGCTGCCGATGGCCCTCGGCCCGGCCGATTGCGGCGGCGCCCGGCCGTGAGCGGCTTTCGGCGCGCGGGGAAGTTCGTCGGCCCGCGCCCTCCCCACCCGAAATCCCATCAGCGAAGCTGCCCGGTAGGGCCCTGAAGAGAAATAGAATGGGCTCTCATGTCGAAGCCTGACGAGCTACTCGTTGACGTCGCCGCTCTGGTGGAGTCCGGGCATAGCAATCAGATGTCCCTGACCGTGGTCACCGGTGGCGCTGTCATCACCGGTCGACTGGCTCCCGAAGCCGTGTGGAGGCAGCGTGTGTCGGAGGTCCTGACGGATTCGGCCCACCTGGGCGAGTTCTCCCGCATCTTCACCGCCTCCACGCGGACGGACGGGCCGCCCACGCATCTGCACTTCCATGTCGCCCGGATCCTGCAGGGGACTGTGGGGATCCCGGAGACGGGCGGGATGTACCGCGTCGCGATCGAGGACGTCAGCGCCTGGACCATGGGCGACTTCAGCTACTCCGACCACTGAGCCCCCGCGCGTCGAAGGCCCTGCGGCCGTACGTGTGTGTGCGGTTCATGTGGAACCTTCCTCGATGCGGCACGCATCAGGGAATTCCCGAAAGCAGATGAGCAGCACGGAGAATCGCGAGAACGATCCATACCGAATACCGAATACCGAAACCGGAACCGGAACCGGCCGGAATCCAAAGCGGTCCGGCCGGCAGAAGAAGCAGCGGGTCAGTCGCTCAAAGCGCAGAGTGATCCGGGCGTCAGGGTCGGATCTCCGGACTTCTGGGGTTCCGGAGTGGAAGCTCGTACGGAATATGCATCCGGAGCTGTGGGGCGTCCGCCGCGCGAGGGGACTGCGGATTTCGAGGTTCTTGCCGCGGCTGTAATCGCCGCGGGATGCGGGGGAGGGCAGTGCCCCTCAAACGCAACGAGCTGGGGCCCGCACTCCACGGTGCGGGCCCCAGCTCGTACTACGCTTCAGCGTCAGGCGGGAACGATGTTCTCGGCCGTCGGGCCCTTCTGGCCCTGCGCGATGTCGAAGTTCACCTTCTGGCCTTCCTGCAGCTCGCGGAAGCCCTGGGCGGCGATGTTCGAGTAGTGGGCGAACACGTCAGCGCCGCCACCGTCCTGCTCGATGAAGCCGAAACCCTTTTCCGCGTTGAACCACTTCACGGTGCCAGATGCCATGTCAAATCTCCTTTGGGGCAGTGCCCGGAGTCCGCACTGTGCGGACTCCGCGTCGCCGCGATGATTGCCCCGCCCGGAAATGACCGGAAATACAAAAGTGCTCCCAACGGCAGGAAAGCCGGTGGGGCACTTGGAGTTTTTGGGAACCACAACTGCAACTTCGATCGACAGTAGCACGGCGAGAGCGGCGCCGCACGGTGACTAATTCCGCTCGGCTCGTTGTGTGAGATACCCTCACCGCGCGTTGCGCTTATTTCTCACTTCGCGGCCATAGATATTGGTTTTCCACCGCGACCGTTGCCCCGGTCGGCGTGCTGTCATCGATCAGGCTCCGCAGGGCAGTCGCTGATCAGGTGGAAAGCGCGGCTTTGAGCATCTGCCGGGCCACTGTGGCCAGTTCGGTCACATCGGGAAGCGGGCGGGTCTCGGCCAGGGCGCCGGCCAGCCTGTCGTACAGCAGGCCGTCGGTCCAGGCGACGAGCAGCTCGGCTGCCGGTGCTGGATGGGGAGCGCCGAGTGCTGCCAGCAGGGTGGCGGCCTTGGATCGCGCGGCGAGGCCGGCGGTGTGCAGGTCGGCACGCAGCTCCGGTCGGCGCGTTGCCTCCAGGGTGAGTTCGAAACGGGCGAGCTGGCGGTCGCGCGCCGCCGTCAGCCAGTGGTGCAGCAGCGCGGCCAGCCCGTCCGCCGCGGACTCCACGTCCAGTCGTCCGCGGCCCGCTTCCCAGCGATCGACGTCGGCGACGGAGAGCTCGGCCAGTCGGAGGTAGCAGGCGCTGATCAGAGCGCTGCGCGTACGGAAGTAGTAGGACGTGCTTCCGGCCGGCAGGCCTGCGGCGGAGTCGACCGCGCGATGGGTCAGCCCGCGCAGTCCGGCGGTGGCCACGGTGCTGATGGCGGCGTCGGCGATCAGGGTTCGGCGGTCTTGCCGATCTTCGCGGTCTTGCCCGTCTTCGCGGTCTTGTCGGTCGGGGATGGACACGCGGCCACTCTACATGTGTAGAGTGCAGCACATCCTCTACGGATGTAGAGGATGGCGGAGGGGTGGAAGAAGGAGAGCCGACATGGGCGTTCGTCACGCCGTTGTGGCCGGAGGTGGAATCGGAGGCTTGACCGTCGCGGTGGCCCTGCGTCGACGCGGATGGCGCGTCACTGTGTGCGAACGGGCCGCCGAGTTCACGGGCATCGGCGCCGGCATCGTGCTGGCCCCGAACGCCCTTCGCGCCCTGGACTCGATCGGCCTCGGACCTGTGCTGCGGGCGGGTGACGCCCTGCCCGGCGCAGGGCTGCGCACGCCCGACGGCAGATGGCTGAGCCGGTCCGACGGCGGCGCGCTGTCCGCTCGTTACGGGCTCCCCGCGCGCGCTGTGCACCGCGGCTTCCTGATCGCGGCCCTCGCGGATGCCCTGCCGGCGGACGTCGTGCACCTCGGCGTTTCGGTGACCGGCGTGGACGACGCCGGTGACAGCGCGATCGTGCGTACGTCGGCGGGCGACCTGCGTGCCGACGTCGTACTGGCGGCGGACGGCATCCGCAGTTCGCTCCGCAGGCAGCTCTTCCCCCAGCACCCCGGGCTGCGGCGCGCCGGTGAGGCCGGATGGCGAGCGGTTGTGCCCGGTGAGGGTCTGCCGCCCCAGGTGGCCGCCGAGACCTGGGGGCGAGGCGAGCGGTTCGGCGTCGTTCCACTCGCCGACGGCCGCATCTACCTCTATGCCACCGCCACCGCCGAACCCGGCGGGCGGCCGATCGACCACCACGCGGAACTGGTCCGGCGCTTCTCCGCGTGGCACGACCCGATACCCGCGCTGCTGGACCGGTTGGAGCGGCTCGACCCGGCCGACGTACTCCACCACGACTTCTGCGAACTGGCCGCGCCCCTGCCCGGGTTCCACGCCGGCCGGGTGGTCCTGCTCGGCGACGCCGCCCACGCCATGACGCCCAACATGGGCCAAGGCGGCTGCCAGGCCATCGAGGACGCGGTCGTCGCAGCGCACCTTCTCGCATCCGAAAACGTACCGGCCGCGCTCGCCGCCTGTACGAGAGCCAGATACCGGCGGACCAACCGGATCAGCCGTCTCTCCCGGCGCATCGGCGAACTCGTCCAGCTCTCCCACCCGCTCGCCACGTCCATCCGGAACCTGGCCGTACGGGCCACGCCGCAGGCACTGTCGCTGAGAGCCCTGGACACGGTCCTTGGCTGGACCCCGCCTCCCGGTCCGGACCGGGAGGCGCCGGCGCTGTCTTCCGCCCCCGCCCCCGTCAACGTCAACGTCTAAGGAGCAAGGGTGAACAGCACGGACACATCCCGCCCCGTCCGCCGGGCCGACTCGGTCCGCCCCTTCGCCGTCGGCGCCTACGGCTTCGTCGCCCTGGGCATCGGCCACCTCGCCTTCGCCACCGCAGCGGCGCTGGCCACCCAGACCCCGCAGCAGCGCGATGCCGACACCGCGATGCGGGAGTCCACCGTCACCCTGCTGGGTCTGGAACGCACCCTCCTCGACGCCTTCAACGGCTTCAGCATCGTCATGGCCCTCTTCGCCGGCGCCTGCGGCCTGCTCGCCCTCGCCGCCATCCGCCACGCCCCGACACTCGTCCAGCGCCGCACCGCCTTCGGATGGATCGCCCTCGCGGTCTCCTTGGTCGCCCTGGCGATATCCATCCGGCTGTTGCCCCCGCCGCCGATCGCCGTCCTCACCCTCACCAGTTGCGCCTTCGCGCTGTCGCTGCGCAGGGCGACTCCCTGACCAACCAGAGGCGAGGACCGATTACGGCAGTGGCGCGGGACGCACTGGGCACGTGCTCCTTCACCGCGGACTGTGAACGCGGTCGCGGAATGGATCCCGGCGAGGCTGGTTCGGTAGTTCTGAGCCGCCACTGACAGCCGACTTGAGGCGTTGCGGCGAAAAGCCGCTGCCGCCGCGTCCGCCCGGAGGCGTCGGCTACGGCGTAACGGCCGGGACCGCGGTACGCGTCAGGCGGCCGTACCAGAGAAGCAGCAGCGGCGGCAGAAGCAGCTCGACGCCGATGAACGCAGTGTGCATCACGTGTGGCGCGCCGACCGCGAGATACGAGACACCGCGCGCCACACCGCCGACGAACACGGCGCCGAAGATCCCGCGCAGGGCCAGGCCGTGGCTCTCCGGGCGCCGCACGGCCGCGAGCAGGACGATTCCGAGGGTGAACCAGACTCCGGCGAAGAAGCGGTAGTTGCTGTCGACGGTCGTGCTCGCGTCCGGGCTTCCGGGCAGTGCGGCCACTCCGACGATGATGTCCGGTGTGCCGGTGCCCATCAAGATCACCCCGAGCAGTGTCAGAACACCCTGAAACATACGACGTGATGGCATGTCCACTCCCTCACCAAAGGTTCCGCATCCATCCTGGACCGCGATGATGGCGGCACGGAAGGCACAACTGATGCGTGGGCGGCCGGGATTGATACCGTGCCGGGTATGGACCAGGCGGGCTTGTCCGATCCGAGCGTGCATCAGCTGAGGCTGTTCCTGGTGCTGGCCGAGGAGTTGCACTTCGGTCGCGCGGCCAGGCGTGTCTACATCAGCCAGCCGGCGTTCAGCCGGCAGATCAGACGGCTGGAGGAGCATCTCGGAGCCGTTCTCGTGGAGCGTTCCACCAGGCGCGTGCAGCTCACCGCCGCCGGGGAGGCCCTGCTGCCGCCGATGCGTTCCCTGGTGGAGGCCGCCGACGAGCTGCAGCGCGGGGTGCTCACCCAGGTCCGGGCTGTCACGGGGCAAGTGGTGCTCGGGTGCTACATCACCGCTCTTCCCGTCATCACGGAACTGGTCGCCCTGGTCCGCCGTCGCCATCCACGCCTGGACGTCGAACTGCGGGAGGTCGACTTCGTCGAGCAGGCCGGTGCGCTGCTGGACGGCCGCGTCGACGCCGTGCTCTGCTACGAGCCCGTACCGCCCGGTGTTCAGACCCTGCGGCTGGGCATCGAGCCCCGGGCCGTCTGCATCCGGGACGACCACCCGCTGGCCGCCCGCACCTCGGTGACACTGGCGGAGCTCGCGGACCTGCCCGTCGTCGGGCTCGCACCCGGCGTGCACCGGGAGTGGCGCGACTTCTGGGCGGCCGACCCTCGCCCTGACGGGGCGCCCGTCACGTACACCTCCCATGGGGCAACGACGTTCGAGTCGAGTATCTCGGCGGTCAGCCAGGGCCACGGCATCCGCCTCGTCTCGTCCGCCTGCCGCGAGCTGTTTCCGCGCCCGGGCATCCGTTACGTCGACGTGGCCGACGCGCCGACGTGTACGGCGGTGCTGGCCTGGGCGGCCGCGCGCCGCGACACCCCGGGCGTTGCCGCGCTGCGCCGCGCGGCCGACGGCATGGCCGAAGGCGCGGCCGGCGATCCCGACCCGCGCTGGTGCACACGGAGGCCGGGGGAGTGAGCGACATACCCGCGGGCTGCCTGCTCGGCCTCGCCGCGGGTCAGCACGGGCTCCTGGCCGATGTCACCCGCCACCAGCGGGTGCCGCGGCGGCTGCAGTGGGTCGGCTTCCCCATCGGGCCGGCCGGTGGTGTGGTGTACGCACACTTGGCCTGGAGCATCCGGGCACTGCCCACCAGCTGTTCGCGCTGGCACGGATGTGGTGACCGCGCCTTTGCCGACCGCCGCGTACGCGGCCACCGTGCTACGGCCGATATCCACCGGTCGCGGCCGGCCCTCGCCACAGTCCTGGCTCCGGCGGGCCGGATGACCTGACCGACTACCCCACCCGGTCACTGGTTTTGCGCCCTGCTCTTCACCGGCTTCGGGGCCGGGCGCGCCGACCGCGGCGGCCGGTACCGGGGGTTGCTGTACTTCGCTGCTGCACCGCATGTGCGACGCCCCGGGACGGCATCCTGTTCTCATGGCATCACAGGGGAACATGGTGGAGCGGTTGCGACCGCTCGTCGAGGCGCATCGTGGCCGTCAGCAGGCTCCTGTTCGCTTTCGTCCATCGACTTGGCGTCCCTGGCTGGAGACCCACGGAGCGGAGCACGTGCTCGGGATCGGGGCGGTGGACAGGACCTCATCGCCAGGGCACCGCCTCATCGGCCGCGACGACCTTGTAGCGGCGCGACAAGGGCTGGACGATCAGGCGGACGGTCAGGCGGACGCTCAGCGCGATCTGTTCGTCGCGGTCATGATCTGGGGCGGGGGCAAAACCAACGGGCGGGCACCGCGCTGCACCAGTGCTGCTCTGGGCGATGCCCGGCTGCCGCACGTGCTGGAGGCGACACGTGCCGCCGTTCGCGCCGGCGAGTTGAGCCGGGCGTATGCCGAGTTCACCCTGCGCGGGGTGAGGCGCTCTTTCTTCACCAAGTGGTTTGCTGCCGTCGACGACCGGGACGCCACATGCGAGTGTGCCTTGATTCTGGATGATCGCGTCTTCTGCTCCCTCAACGCGCTTGGCTGGTCCAGCGAGGAGGCCGCGGGGACGCGCCGTTGGGCGATCCGATACGCCACCTACGTCAGATCCATGCACGACTGGGCGGGTTCCTTGAAGGTCACGGCGTCCTGGCTCGAGTGGCTGATGTTCGACCTGAACGGCGATGTGCGCGCTGTAGCCCCAGCTTGGGAATCACCTGGGCCGGCAGCCGAGAAATCCGCTCCGGGCTGCTGAAACGAACAGCCGGCGAGCGCGGCGCCACCCCGAGCCGCGGTCGGCTGCCTCCGGCACCGCTCATGGGCCGTGACGGCGAGGTCCTGGAGACGGGGACATACCGTTCGCGGTCGATCGGCGCCCGCCCCTCGGGCCGCGCCGCGGACGCGGAGGACACCCGGCGGAATCGGAACGTGAGCCCGTGGCTACGCGACGGACAACTGCTATTTACGGGAGTGTTTCCCCTGCATTCCCCGGAACGGGCATCGGCGGTGTGACATTCACCACCAGGGGTCCCGCATCGCTCGTTCCCCAGGCCCGGTGATTCAGGAGTAAGGGCCTACCGGCGGCCTCGGGCATTGCAGATGCTCCGAAAGGGTTATAGATTGGATCACCGCTGTACGTGGGCGCGCCGGACTGTGCGAGCCGTGCACCCGCGAGGTTCCACAAGGTATTTATGGCACTGCGTATGAAGGTGTCGTGGCCTGACCAGCCATGATGCCTGTTACGGGAATTCGACCAATTCTCGGAGAATTCTGCCACCGCCGCACGGAAACAGGAGCGTTCCGGGCCGTGGTCCGTGGAGTGATCTGGAATGCGCTCTCCCTTTCATATGCCTGTGCAATGGGGGAAGTCATGTCAACTTGGCAAGAATGTCGAATCCGAGCAGCACGGCCGCGCATGCGGGTTTCTCTCGCCGCGACGCTGAGACCCGCAGAATCCTGCCGGGTGAAACACCTTGGCAAGACGTGCCACAGATGAAGCGCCGCTGATTCGCGGAAGTGGTCCCGATCCGGAGGCTGATCAATGCCCTGCGGCCTCCGCGCACTTCTGCCACAGCCGTGGCCGCTGCCGACCCCACGGGAAGCCGGGCCGCCCCGGCTGCCCTCCGCATCCGATTCCCTCGCGTCACACTCTCTCCCGGTCCCGGCCGTCGGCCGGCCCGGTGGAACGGTGGCGATGTTCCGTCGGCGCATATCGCCCTGCGGGCGGTGTGCGCCCGCGGCGGCCGTGCATCCGTCGCTTACCAACCTGTTGTCGCTGAACTTAAGCAGCGTATGAGGGGAACTCCGCACTATGCTGTTACGACTGCCGTTGACCACCGGCCTCATCCTCGCAGCACTCCTGATCTCCTATGATCCGACGCCCACCGTATTCTCGCTGCGCCGGGGCATCCCGAGAGAAGCGGCGATCGCCCCGAAAAACACCGATGAACGCGCAGTGACCACTTCGGTACGTACCGGGCTGCGCAGCCCGGTACGCGCCCTGCAAGGCCGCTCGAAAACATCACCGGATACTTCGCGGACGCCGCGTGGCCCACTGCTGGGCAGCGATATGTCCCGGCTCCCTCAAAGCATGGGCGAACTGATCGAGAAGTATGCCCGGATGGCCGACCAGGAACTGCTGATGATGATTCCGGACCGCCCCGGAACCATTCGTCCCGACGATCCGCGGTGCGGATTACGCCTCCCCCAGAAGCAGCCCGGTTTCCATGCGCGGCTGCTGTACGACAGAGGCATTCTGAGCCGGACGCCGAGCAGGAGACCAGGTGCGCAGGACAACACGGTGGAGCGATGCGAGGAAGCGGAGGTGAGGGTGTCGGCCCGGGTTCCCGGATGGCTTGTCATTCTGGACCGGCGCATCGCCCTGGTGCCCGCCGACCAGCAGAACCCGCGCGGCGGGACGATGCTGATCCGCAACCCCGTGGTGGTCAGCAACATGCGTTCCGTCTTCGGCTCCATGTGGCAGTCCGCCGTCCCGCTGAGTGCGACGGCCACCACCGTGCTCCAGAGCAGGCACCGGGAAATACTGCGCCTGATGAGCGGCGGTCTGACCGACAGCGCGGGAGCACGAACGCTCAACATCTCGCTGCGCACCTACCGGCGGCATGTCGCGGACATCATGAGCAAGCTCGGCGTCGAGAGCCGGTTCCAGGCGGGCGCCGCGGCCCACCGCCTCGGGTGGCTGGGCTGAGCAGTACGGGCCACCGCGGAGCGGCCGCATCCGGGAACCGCGTGCGGGCCTGCCGAGTTGGCCGGCCCGCACGCGCTCCCGTGCCCTGTCGTTGACGTGTCGGGGACGCCTTCCGCGGCGCGGGGAGGGGCGGGAGCCGCGCGTCACTGCTCGGGGAAGAGCCACCGGTAGGCGTCGTCGGTACGGAACGCGGGGGCGTGATGGGGCGACCGCCACTCGAACGGGATGTCGTCCCTTCCCTCCCGCCGTACCGTGCCGGTGATGTGGTAGTCGGGGTGCCGGAGGTCGTCGCTGAGCTGCCGGCGGAAGACCGCCTCGAGCACGTCGCCCCGGCGTACCGCGACGCCGCCGAGGAACAGCGGGGCATAGAGCGGCAGCCAGCTGGTGTCCATGCGGATCGCGTCCAGAGCCACCCCGTCCTTCCTTGCCAGGAGCAGCGGCCACAGGACGAGCCCCGTCAGCCGGTCGTCCCGGGTGACCGTGAGGCTGATGCGGTCCTCTCCCTCGGTGGACAGGTCGCCGTTGAAGGCGAGTTCCTCCACTTCGGACGTCTCGGTCACCAGGGTCTCCTGGACCGGCCCGTCCAGGCTCAGCCGGACGTCGAAGGGGTGCCCGACCGCGGCGAAGATGCGCTCGACTGTCTCCACGCCGTCCGGGTCCAGCACGATGCCGTCCGGGAAGTGCGCGGCGAGCGAGGCCCCTGCGATGCCGGTGGTGCAGCGGTGCGGAATGGATATCCCGGTGTTCTCCATGAAGCGCTGCCGGGCGTCCCGGATGGACGAGGCGGCGCCCTCGGACCCGCCGATCGTGCCGATGATCTCGGACACGCACACATCGATCTTCTCGGGCAGCTGCACATCCGTCGAACTGCAGGTCAGCACGGTGATGGTGTCACTCAGCCCGGCCTCTTCGACGGTCTTCGCCGCGGCCTGTGCCCACTCCGGCAGCACCTCGACGGCGTACACCTTCTTCGCGCCC
This region includes:
- a CDS encoding 50S ribosomal protein L11 methyltransferase, translated to MADEELTTVQIGARDIALRTGYSVREKGIGIFPSEGEYPVYNDDTYDAMNDDMWCDAAYMEAITRYVPGRIVLDIGTGRDANWAVAAARAGAKKVYAVEVLPEWAQAAAKTVEEAGLSDTITVLTCSSTDVQLPEKIDVCVSEIIGTIGGSEGAASSIRDARQRFMENTGISIPHRCTTGIAGASLAAHFPDGIVLDPDGVETVERIFAAVGHPFDVRLSLDGPVQETLVTETSEVEELAFNGDLSTEGEDRISLTVTRDDRLTGLVLWPLLLARKDGVALDAIRMDTSWLPLYAPLFLGGVAVRRGDVLEAVFRRQLSDDLRHPDYHITGTVRREGRDDIPFEWRSPHHAPAFRTDDAYRWLFPEQ